A section of the Spirosoma pollinicola genome encodes:
- a CDS encoding TolB family protein — protein sequence MKIKKITLFACLSVSCLVMSIPVLAQKPNLGIFDGQGDIGAVLKPGSASYNPKTRTYELTGSGYNVWFDHDEFHFMWKRMKGDFILYTRAALVGKGVDPHRKVGWMVRTSLDPKSAHINAVEHGDGLTSLQFRRTEGANTEEIRSKLTGADIIQLERKGNTYTMRVAKFGEPFVTEQVADLPLGDEVYVGLFIGSHNKDVLERGVFRDVRISVPAFDKLVPYRDYLGSNLEILDVTTGDRQVIFNSPKSLQAPNWTPDGKTLLYNSEGLMYTFNLAKGKPSVLNTGAVKNNNNDHVLSFDGKMLGLSSGVKELGGSIVYTVPTKGGEPKQITPKGPSYLHGWSPDKKTLIFTGSRNNEFDIYSVPADGGPEVRLTDAKALDDGPEYTPDGKYIYFNSARTGTMQIWRMKPDGSEPEAVTNGEFHDWFPHISPDGKWLLFISFLKEEVKPDDHPFYKHVYLRMLPISGVGQPKVLAYIYGGQGTINTPSWSPDSKRVAFISNSAETSLSPIDK from the coding sequence ATGAAAATTAAAAAAATAACCTTATTCGCTTGTCTATCAGTTAGTTGTCTGGTGATGAGTATCCCTGTTCTGGCCCAGAAACCGAACCTTGGAATTTTCGACGGCCAGGGTGACATTGGAGCTGTTCTAAAGCCCGGATCAGCTAGTTACAACCCCAAAACGCGAACCTACGAACTCACCGGTTCGGGTTACAATGTCTGGTTTGATCACGACGAGTTTCATTTTATGTGGAAGCGTATGAAAGGCGATTTTATACTCTATACGCGAGCTGCGCTTGTAGGTAAGGGCGTCGATCCACACCGAAAAGTAGGCTGGATGGTTCGGACAAGCCTGGACCCTAAATCGGCTCATATCAACGCTGTGGAGCATGGTGATGGACTTACGTCTCTACAATTCAGGCGGACAGAAGGCGCTAATACCGAAGAAATTCGCTCAAAACTAACGGGTGCCGACATCATTCAACTGGAAAGGAAAGGCAATACCTACACCATGCGGGTCGCTAAATTCGGCGAACCCTTCGTTACCGAACAGGTCGCCGATCTGCCTCTGGGCGACGAAGTGTATGTTGGGTTGTTTATTGGGTCACACAATAAAGATGTGCTTGAGCGGGGCGTCTTCCGCGATGTGCGTATCAGTGTGCCCGCCTTCGATAAGCTTGTGCCGTATCGCGATTATCTGGGTAGTAATCTGGAAATACTGGATGTCACGACCGGAGATCGACAGGTAATTTTCAATTCACCCAAGTCATTGCAGGCACCCAACTGGACACCTGATGGCAAAACCCTGCTGTATAATAGCGAGGGACTGATGTACACGTTCAATTTAGCCAAGGGGAAACCTTCGGTTCTGAATACAGGCGCCGTTAAAAATAACAACAACGACCATGTGCTGTCGTTCGATGGGAAGATGCTTGGCCTAAGTTCTGGTGTAAAAGAACTGGGCGGGTCAATTGTTTACACCGTTCCTACAAAGGGTGGAGAACCCAAACAGATTACACCAAAAGGGCCTTCGTATCTGCACGGCTGGTCGCCGGATAAGAAGACGCTAATTTTTACGGGCTCCCGAAACAACGAGTTCGATATTTACAGCGTACCTGCCGACGGTGGCCCGGAAGTTCGCCTGACCGATGCCAAAGCGCTTGATGATGGGCCGGAATATACGCCCGATGGCAAATACATTTATTTCAACTCGGCCCGCACCGGAACCATGCAGATATGGCGGATGAAACCAGATGGCAGTGAGCCGGAGGCTGTCACAAATGGAGAGTTTCATGACTGGTTTCCGCATATATCGCCCGATGGAAAATGGCTTCTGTTTATTTCTTTTCTAAAGGAGGAAGTTAAACCCGACGATCACCCTTTTTACAAGCACGTCTACCTGCGAATGCTGCCTATATCGGGTGTTGGACAGCCTAAAGTGCTTGCTTACATCTATGGCGGACAGGGTACGATCAATACGCCTTCCTGGTCGCCGGATAGTAAGCGGGTCGCTTTTATCAGCAATTCGGCAGAGACCAGCCTCAGTCCCATAGATAAATGA
- a CDS encoding pyridoxal phosphate-dependent aminotransferase yields the protein MDILKSDRLTHLKYDIRGPIYEKSLELEGQGYKIISLNIGNPATFGFDAPDEIVHDIILNIRNAQGYSDSRGLFSARKAVMHYTQNIGLPGIAINDIYIGNGVSELIMLSMQALLNEGDEVLVPSPDYPLWTASVAFCGGNPVHYICDEAADWNPDLADLESKITPRTRAIVVINPNNPTGAVYEKSVLEGIARIAERHKLIVFSDEIYDRILYDEAVHYPISKMINDTLCITMGGLSKNYRAAGFRGGWMILSGARQRAKSYIEGLTLLASMRLCANVPTQYAIQTALGGYQSINDLVLPAGRLHKQMMLAYDRMTAIPGVTCVKPKGALYIFPKLDLSQFRLADDDDFVLNLLIEQKVLVVAGNGFNYIHNDHFRIVCLPTVDELTVALDRIEAFLESRRI from the coding sequence ATGGATATATTAAAAAGCGACAGGCTTACACATCTTAAATACGACATTCGGGGGCCGATTTACGAGAAATCGCTCGAACTGGAAGGGCAGGGGTATAAAATCATTAGTCTGAACATTGGCAATCCGGCCACTTTCGGCTTCGACGCCCCTGATGAAATTGTTCACGATATCATCCTGAATATTCGCAACGCGCAGGGATATTCTGACTCGCGTGGTTTGTTCTCGGCCCGCAAAGCCGTTATGCATTATACCCAGAATATCGGCTTGCCCGGCATTGCAATTAATGACATTTATATTGGCAACGGTGTAAGTGAGTTGATCATGCTGTCCATGCAGGCGCTCCTGAACGAAGGTGACGAAGTGCTGGTGCCATCGCCGGATTATCCGCTTTGGACAGCTTCTGTGGCGTTTTGTGGCGGTAATCCAGTGCATTACATCTGCGACGAAGCCGCTGACTGGAACCCCGATCTGGCGGATCTGGAGAGTAAAATCACCCCCCGTACACGGGCTATTGTTGTCATAAACCCCAATAACCCAACGGGTGCTGTTTACGAAAAATCGGTGCTGGAAGGTATTGCCCGTATTGCTGAACGGCATAAGTTAATTGTTTTTTCAGATGAGATTTATGATCGGATTTTATATGATGAGGCCGTTCATTACCCAATTTCCAAAATGATCAACGATACGCTCTGCATTACAATGGGCGGTTTATCGAAAAATTACAGGGCCGCCGGCTTTCGTGGGGGATGGATGATTTTGAGCGGTGCCCGCCAACGGGCGAAGTCCTATATTGAAGGCTTGACGCTCCTGGCCAGTATGCGGTTGTGCGCCAATGTGCCAACCCAGTATGCCATTCAAACGGCGCTTGGCGGCTACCAAAGTATCAATGATCTGGTACTTCCTGCCGGTCGGCTTCACAAACAGATGATGCTGGCTTATGATCGTATGACGGCCATTCCGGGTGTAACATGCGTGAAGCCCAAAGGTGCTTTATACATCTTTCCTAAACTTGATTTGTCCCAATTCCGACTTGCCGACGATGATGATTTTGTTCTGAATCTGTTGATCGAACAGAAGGTGCTGGTGGTGGCCGGAAATGGCTTTAACTACATTCACAATGACCACTTCAGAATCGTATGCCTGCCTACCGTCGATGAGTTGACGGTGGCTCTGGACCGGATAGAAGCCTTTCTGGAAAGTCGACGGATCTAG